One Helianthus annuus cultivar XRQ/B chromosome 12, HanXRQr2.0-SUNRISE, whole genome shotgun sequence genomic region harbors:
- the LOC118485018 gene encoding uncharacterized protein LOC118485018, whose protein sequence is MSSITQKLEQILDEQLDTLPIEQIKELVSLITLDSEECEQKFSEDKILNERYFSENKERIFVLNNEEPRNFPIKKEEPETEESSSDMEMSPRQRANNASTSRSNRHRKKDTEFSMPYHKGIPDSNSNGSATTINTIKIDCIFSLDKRKEVIDKWNTEVSLIIQTNSKEFSQAKALLLLLEHKSAGIIQNFIKGTTWDENLHGEDLFDQIINAIYMMFLGLDLITDKDRENQKMLEKARQNLAKAQLCDICLLDDFTCLYETCLYKLGTGEFHSWIDAYLMKIPIVGEKAKERWNKEKNQFTMHSLGFATRIVKEEIASYCDLSNKQKQLKRFNKDCCKKLAELPQLSFGCEPTKDKGYFKKKYKNKYKTKTKKRFWKSKKRKFSPGKYFSKEKPKICPQGKKKCRCWICSEEGHYANECPNRQKFPEKIKFILEAEIEGYFPSENIFDGYTQVYALEIRRQLVIL, encoded by the coding sequence ATGAGTTCTATCACTCAAAAATTGGAGCAAATTTTAGATGAACAATTGGATACCCTTCCAATTGAACAGATAAAAGAACTTGTTAGTCTCATTACTTTAGATAGCGAAGAATGTGAACAAAAGTTTTCTGAAGATAAAATCTTAAATGAAAgatatttttctgaaaataaagaACGAATCTTTGTTTTAAATAATGAAGAACCAAGAAACTTTCCTATAAAGAAAGAAGAACCCGAAACTGAAGAAAGCTCTTCAGATATGGAAATGTCTCCAAGACAGAGAGCAAACAATGCTTCTACTAGCAGAAGTAACAGGCATAGAAAAAAGGACACAGAATTTTCCATGCCATACCATAAGGGTATACCTGATTCTAATAGTAATGGTAGTgcaactactattaatactattaaAATTGATTGTATCTTCAGCCTCGACAAAAGAAAAGAGGTAATTGATAAATGGAACACTGAGGTCAGTCTAATCATTCAGACTAATTCAAAAGAGTTCTCTCAGGCTaaggctttattattattattagaacaTAAGTCTGCAGGAATTATACAAAACTTCATCAAAGGAACAACTTGGGATGAAAATTTACACGGTGAGGATCTTTTTGATCAAATTATAAATGCAATATATATGATGTTTTTAGGTCTCGACCTCATAACAGATAAAGACCGAGAAAATCAAAAAATGCTAGAAAAAGCAAGACAAAATCTTGCTAAAGCACAGCTTTGTGACATATGTCTTTTAGATGATTTCACTTGTCTTTATGAAACATGTTTATATAAATTAGGCACAGGTGAATTCCATTCATGGATTGATGCTTACCTAATGAAAATTCCCATCGTAGGAGAAAAGGCGAAAGAACGATGGAATAAGGAAAAGAATCAATTTACAATGCATTCCCTTGGGTTTGCTACAAGAATTGTTAAAGAAGAAATTGCATCCTATTGTGATCTTTCTAATAAACAAAAACAGTTAAAACGTTTTAATAAAGACTGTTGTAAAAAACTCGCTGAGTTACCACAATTATCTTTTGGTTGTGAACCAACAAAAGATAAAGGTTATttcaaaaagaaatacaaaaataaatataaaacaaaaactaaaaaacGTTTTTGGAAAAGCAAGAAAAGAAAATTTTCACCGGGAAAATACTTTTCTAAAGAAAAACCTAAGATCTGTCCTCAAGGTAAGAAAAAATGTCGTTGCTGGATATGCTCCGAAGAAGGACATTATGCCAACGAATGTCCCAACCGACAAAAATTTCCGGAAAAGATAAAATTTATCTTAGAAGCCGAAATTGAGGGATATTTTCCTTCTGAAAATATTTTTGATGGCTATACGCAAGTATATGCATTAGAAATACGAAGACAACTTGTCATCCTCTGA
- the LOC110894448 gene encoding kirola isoform X2, giving the protein MALIGTLIGKIEISSGGKVLHDLLRHSANDISSICPSKVHACNLLSGRRGDVGSTIVWHFTHDGKEQTATEIIEEIDETNHKIVFKVIEGEIVEKIYKAFKITFHCEQKDGKQWGIWTMEFERPDTSVPYPTSFMDYLWGILKDMDDHASSK; this is encoded by the exons ATGGCTCTAATAGGAACATTAATTGGCAAGATAGAGATTAGTTCAGGTGGGAAGGTGTTGCATGATCTCTTGAGACACTCAGCAAACGACATATCATCCATCTGCCCTAGTAAGGTTCATGCATGCAATCTGCTCAGTGGTCGTAGGGGTGATGTTGGATCCACCATTGTCTGGCACTTTACCCATG ATGGAAAAGAGCAAACTGCAACAGAGATAATTGAAGAAATCGATGAGACAAACCACAAAATCGTATTTAAAGTAATTGAAGGAGAGATCGTAGAGAAGATATACAAAGCATTCAAGATAACATTTCATTGTGAACAAAAAGATGGTAAACAATGGGGCATTTGGACCATGGAGTTTGAGAGGCCGGATACAAGTGTACCTTATCCAACTTCTTTCATGGACTATCTCTGGGGTATCCTAAAAGACATGGATGACCACGCCAGTAGTAAATAG
- the LOC110894448 gene encoding kirola isoform X1 produces MALIGTLIGKIEISSGGKVLHDLLRHSANDISSICPSKVHACNLLSGRRGDVGSTIVWHFTHEDGKEQTATEIIEEIDETNHKIVFKVIEGEIVEKIYKAFKITFHCEQKDGKQWGIWTMEFERPDTSVPYPTSFMDYLWGILKDMDDHASSK; encoded by the exons ATGGCTCTAATAGGAACATTAATTGGCAAGATAGAGATTAGTTCAGGTGGGAAGGTGTTGCATGATCTCTTGAGACACTCAGCAAACGACATATCATCCATCTGCCCTAGTAAGGTTCATGCATGCAATCTGCTCAGTGGTCGTAGGGGTGATGTTGGATCCACCATTGTCTGGCACTTTACCCATG AAGATGGAAAAGAGCAAACTGCAACAGAGATAATTGAAGAAATCGATGAGACAAACCACAAAATCGTATTTAAAGTAATTGAAGGAGAGATCGTAGAGAAGATATACAAAGCATTCAAGATAACATTTCATTGTGAACAAAAAGATGGTAAACAATGGGGCATTTGGACCATGGAGTTTGAGAGGCCGGATACAAGTGTACCTTATCCAACTTCTTTCATGGACTATCTCTGGGGTATCCTAAAAGACATGGATGACCACGCCAGTAGTAAATAG